In Vigna radiata var. radiata cultivar VC1973A unplaced genomic scaffold, Vradiata_ver6 scaffold_252, whole genome shotgun sequence, the genomic stretch TTTTGTTGGGGTGAGGTTGGgctttgaagaagaaaaggaaggagGCGGGGGTGGGTGTCAGTAGCAAACCAGTGCAAAGGACCGAAAAGGCTTGCATGAATGCCCACCCGTTCGGGTGAAATTGGGCCGGGCAGATGTTTAATTCGCGGAGCACACCACATTGGAAGTCTGAGAAGGGGAGTCTTACTCCTAGGTCGCGGAAGAGGGTGAGGTAAGCGTAAAAGAAATCCAGAGCATATCCTTCCCGACCGTGGCATACTCGTTCGTTGGATCGGCATACCACCAAAGATATGTCGGTGGAATCTCGTCGGAGGTTAGACATTAGATCCACGGATTCTAGCAGGCGTATGATGGAGAAGGTGGAGATGAAGTAGGAAGGGTAACCTCGGGCTTCGTGGGGAGCCCAGTCGTAACCTGGAATGGCGGGTGGCGGGGCGAGGCCGGTCCATTCAAGGGAGTTATctacattaaactcaacctcgTCGTCAGGAGCTTCCTCCCAAACGGTTTGGTTAGAAGGAGGCGATGAGGAAGAAGGGGAGGAGGTTGAAGCAACCGCATCGTCAGCGTACCCccgaccttcatcttcaaacTCATCAGAAGACCACGTCGACGAAGACATTACCTGAGCAGTTGCTGGAACGGGAAGGGTATGGTTTGAGAGCGGGAAATGGAACACAGGGAGAAGGGAGTGTGAGAATGGGGAGAGGGTCCCTCCACCTTTTATAGCCGAAAAAGAAGGATAGAGAAGGAATTTAAGCCATCGATTGATGATGGATCTAACGGAGGGGAAGAAGTGACTCTTCGGTGAACCGATGTGATTGATGGGCAAAAGTATCTTGGCCATTGGTAAGGGAATGATCGAATGGATGGGGTGCTGAGACGTTTCGTTGCCAGGAGTTCTTTCAATAGGTTCAACCCCTTCGCTGTTGCCATCGCTCGGGGCTTGGGGGCTGGTGTAGTGGATGGGGTACGGGTTGACCGATCGGCTGGGGTCATGGGAGAGGGTGTAAGTGTAGATCGGTCAGCGGATATAAGCATAGAAATGCATTCATGAGTATTGATTGGAAAGTAACGGAAGATGCGGCGGTTTGAGGCAATTAATGGGCGGTTATGAATATAGAATCTATAAATAGGGAGTCAAGGGTCAGGTAAAGTACGTTTTTCTGATTTTAATCACTCGTTTTGGNAATATAGAATCTATAAATAGGGAGTCAAGGGTCAGGTAAAGTACGTTTTTCTGATTTTAATCACTCGTTTTGGCTAAACCtctatctgacttgagcgtcagagtgttttCTCTGCAGGACCCCCTGGTCAGCTGTCAGGATCACGAACCGACGAAGCAGGTTGGACGATCGGGAGTAGGTGCAAGGGTTTGGCCGAACGATCTCGTGTCCCAAATACAGGAACagattcaaataaaaaacattaataaaaaaacattcactagtgcaaaacgTGAAAAAGAGTGCGGGTAATACGTCTCGATTTTGAGAAAACCGCAGTATATATAAAGGCGGCGATATTTTTGCAATTTAAACAAACTTATAGACCGTGGTTCCTTTTGAATAGTAGCATAAAATAACTTGAGTAACTCAAACAACATATTTTGTCTTGtgtaaaatcaaatatattttgttacttATAAACTAGGTATGAGATTAATTCCtctcatataaaaaatatataaataaggcATTATACTTATAATGAACTTTTGGTTTCTAAAATTGGTTGCtatttaagaatattatttCTCTCACAGGCACAGTTAGCTAGAGATCGTGCACGAGCTGAGTTCCATGACTgggaaaaaagagaagaggaggTAAGTTCCTTGAATTCCTCtcatttattgttaatttttcagTTGTAGTACTTGCAATCTGGTAATCAAGACAATTTCATATGCAATTTCATTTTGTTCAAAGCAAGGTTAGATCCAAAATTAGATTGCGTGAAGGGCATGCCAAGCCAATTGATATCCTAACCAAGCATATCAATGGATCCACTGATTTGGATATAGAAATAAATGAACCATACGTGGTGTTAAaggttaatatttatatttatagtgtTCATATCTTGCCTTTCCTTTAATTGATCAAGATTATAATGTAATGGTCTTTGAAAACTCATTGAACCTTTTCCTTAGTATGACTAAAGATTTCCAGCTTTATATACCAATGTTTTTGGACAATTTACATAACAATTTGAATTACATGGTTCAGGGTTTGATAGTAAAAGGAAATGGAAGAGCTTCGTGATGACATCAAAATGCATCTGGACCTTGACAGGGCCACACCCACCCATGTAGAATATTGGGAGTTATCATTCTTTAGTTAATTACTTTATAATCCTTCACAAAGTAGTACTAATTACTTAATCATTTTTAGACtgtctattttttatattaccatcttgttttattttattcatcgTAGGTTATATTGAATGTGACTCTGATGTAACTTTGAAACATGAATCTTATCTAGTTCTGGTACAAAGGATCACATTTTTGTGTGTGATTGTGTATGCACTCAATGATTGTAATATGTTCAATAGTAATGCTTtgagtagagctgtcaaaacgggtaacccggctcgatccggcccggcccaccacgggttggtcacttagtgagccaacccaacccggctcatttattagcgagccagaaaaacttgaacccggcccaacccaccacgggttggtgggtaaacgggttggctcactagcccatttaattagattttttttaaataaaaaaaatacaaactttctataatttaaatttaaacaattttcacttccaaaaaattatgttaaagacaattaaaaataataataataagtacaaTATAATCTGAATGTCATTAAAAAgcaaacataaaaaacatacaaataagtttcttatattcatgattttttgttattgttgtaacccttgacctttgttcttgttgtctccaaattcactaataaagattttcctaatatcagaacaattccgacaatcaataaaaaaatattagtaaaaagaaagagaattcGTACTAAAcaccaacaacaaaaaattaatagtttaatctgtaacataatttctcaaattcaaagatatcaaaaagagcttgttcaaataatgtatactcaaattgtttaaataaaatgaacaaaatcttatACAAGCATgttagaacatgaaaaaatcattcgaTGTCTTCAAAAcccccaaaacaaaaaacaaattcgcaaacccctatttttgtcattatagggtttttggaaaaaaaaagaaagagaagtgagaaaacaaaaatgtggagaaaagagaagaaaaaaggaagggcgTTTTAcatgctccttgaagaatttcagtgaagtgagggtgagagcatcgtcaaatgagagcaagtactgTGAGAGCAAagattacttttttggtataatgagtgaagaaagtattttattttttagggtttcataaataaaatgataaattaaaaaaataaaattaggtaggtgggttggtgggccaacccggctcaccacgggttcaacccgcatgaggcgggtctaaatgagccgggttgaaatctgacccgcatataagtggattgtatttttcaaacccaacccggcccaaacccgtgacgggccggattggctcgcgggttgtgacccattttgacgactctaGCTTTGAGCATCAAAGATATACTGATTTGAAACGAGTAGAGATTGGATAGCAAGCTCAAGTTTTGAGAATTGTTAATTAATGTGAActctctttatattttaacattttacaaTCATTACTCATAATATTATcaattaactattattttatattatagatatgtaattaagaaaatatatcctataatgaaaacaatgaaaaatacaCATTGTTATTCataacatgtttatttttaatttttagaattaaatatgttatttcttaatttgatcaagaaaatgtatcaaataatgAAGATCATGAAGGACACCAAGATATTGTTATTCATAACatgtttatgtttaatttttaggattaaatatgttatttcttaacttaaggaattaatattttctaatttctacagtttttttttaagtaataattaattttagtttcagattgtgatttattatttacatcgaaaaaaaattaatactgatttattattttatataatatataattaattatgataaaatcatttaaataaaaaagattaaattattttcattataggCTTTGAAAATCTCAAATATGTAAATCCAACAATTATCGGTGGGTTTTTCTGCAAATAAAGGcgatttttcaaaattcttgaTAAGTAGCGACGGTTTTACACAAAACTGACAGGAACTATTTGTCGACCACGATTTCTCCAGCGATTTTTTCAGGAGTTAAAATTTCCGgtaatgcaaaaaaaaatataaaatcctaaatttttgtagtgatttaaaaaaaatataagtaatcaTTATATATAGTGATTAATTTAGATAtgaatttataaactaatattttagtctatattataaatagaaaaatataattgaaatatataactCTGAATATTCAGATTTGTGTTACCTGCATTTTCGAAACCCTGCTTCTGTTTGACTTGCTGGAGTATTCAAAGTTTCTCTTCTCACTCACGAACTTCATTACCCggtttcaattttcttttttgtttacccaatgttttcataaaatttcgATGTCAGTATATAAATTTGATGCACTTTTCTTCCCTCTCTGCAATCCCACGGTCTTAGTCCGCTCATGTTCAACAACATGcaagttacaaaaataattactttagaAAGAGAATGAggattttataagttaaaaagtAATTGTAGTTTGGTGGATAGGAAAATAGAACTAAGGACAAAGTAAATTAAGATATATTACTAAGGACATCTTTGAATAACAAAATGATTATTTACTCAATAGATAAACTTTGATTCCATACATACAACAAACTCATGATTGAATCAATCTTTGGAAACCAGACAATCCAATGCATACAAAgataaactatattatatttctaGAATTTGAAAACCTCCTCCAACTGtcttgaataaaataataacaagttAATAAGATAAATTCCAAATAGGAAAACCATGCTTGTCTCCAATAAGGATTGATGTAGAGAGTGGCAACAATTACTAGCAATACCGATGTGTATGCCACAACAAAACTTACACCAAAAGCAAGCATGTCAATCGGACTGTCATGGTCTTCATCATTCGGAGAAATGGTAGGTGATTGTGCATAAGGATGACAACTTTTTAGCAATGGTGGTCCACAAAGAAGAGAATTTCCTTCATAGCTACTTTCATCAAAAGTAATAAATTGCCCTTTTTGCTCGGGTGTATCGCCTGATAAGTTGTTATGTGCAACACTAAATACAGCAAGAGAATTCAACTGATTTAGTTGATGAGGAATTTGACCACTCAACATGTTGAAAGAAAGATCCAAACTCTCTACTTGTACTAAATTAGAGAATGTAATTGGAATTTGTCCAATCAAATCATTGTGGGACAAGTTCAATGCTCGTAGTCTTGTCAAGTTTCCAAGCTCATATGGAATACTTCCgtttagtttatttttggataaatCAATTCCGGACATATAAGCAAGGATGCTCGCTGTATATGTGTAAGATCTTTTCTTCGTAGTGAAGTTTGCTTTCTCTCTTATATTTGgtattaattcaaaataagtgctatttttcatttgaacaacGCCTTTATATGAGTCAGGGTCTTTATTCTCAAAAGGCAGTTTACCCAAGCAATTGGGTATTGGACCAAAGAAGTTGTTATAAGAAAGATCTAATATACTCAAATCTTGCAATTGGCATAGCTGCTCTGGTAAATGCCCTGTAAAGCGGTTACCTTTCAAAATGAGTATGTTCAAGCTTGTAGAAGCAAGATCTTGAATCATATGTTGAATGCTACCAGTTATTTCATTGTAACCAAGGTCTAGCATCACTAAGGAAGATGTTTCGCTGAACATTCTTTTGGATAAACCATTTAACCTGTTGTTTCTCAAATGGATATAATTCACTGAACCATTGACAAAAGATGGCACATAACCCGTCAAATTGTTGTTTGAGAGGTCTAGATATGATAGATATTCAAGTTCCACTAGCTTTGTCGGAATAGACCCTTCAAGATTATTGTTGGACAATGAAAGCGTCTTCAAATTTGACAAATTTCCTACCGCATTTGATAGTTTCCCCACTAAATTATTATAGCTCAGATCCAAATGTTGGAGAGATGAGTTAAAAAAGTTACTTGGTATGCTTCCATAAAGGCTATTGTCATCTAAATACAACTCTTCCAAGTATTTCAAAGATGAAAATACGGGTCCATCTAGCTCATTGTGTGAAAGTTTCAAGTATTTGAGAAGTGACCCAACTCCGGATATGTTCTTGGGAATCTCTCCtgaaaaaatattatctgaGAGATCCAAAGTATCCATTAAGCTCATTTGCCCAAACTCAATAGGAATTGAACCTTGGATGAGGTTTCTAGAAAGGTTTAGAAACTGCAAATTTGGTAAAATTGAACTAATATTGTTATTGGGGATTTGGCCGGTTATGTTATTGTCAGATACATCAATTCTCCTCATGTTCGTAAGGGGATGTGATGGTAACCGTAGAAGACCTGTGAAAGAGCAATTTCTAACAAGAAGCTCGGtcaattttgtgttgttttcaaACAACCAGTTTGGAAACAATCCTTCCAATCTACAACTACTGAGATCTAATCTAGTCAAGTTTCTTTGATGTAGAAGAAACCTGGGGAGCGGAAGAGAATCATTCTCAGTTGTCGAAGGCAAATTAAGCACTTGTAATTGAAATTTAGGGATCCAAGTTTGCATACTTGGTTGTAAGTCCAAAATGACTTTGTTCCCTTCACCATATATGAACTTAAGGTTTGAAAGATTGGAAAATGGTGTAAAAGAAAGGGGAACTTCAAATTGGTTTCTTGTAAAACCAAAATATTCAAGTGATGTAAGACTAGCAATGTTTGAATCAAGTTGTCCGCTGAATTGATTTTCTGAAAGTTCCAACTTTCGAAGAGATGTCATGTTTAAGAAAGATGAAGGAAGCGATCCCACAAATAAATTTTGGCTTAAATCTAACTCTTCGAGTTTCTTGAGCTTAAACCAATctgaaatatgaaattttgaaaaaaaagatcATCTTACTGATGACACAATGCAAAGGATATaaattttcacataaaaaaggTATAGAATAAATATGTGATGAATAACgataaaaggaaatataaaaactaCAATGATAAATTGAGTTACCAGCTGGAGGGAGGGTGCCATTAATTTGACAACTAGAAGCagataaatttttcaaagaagTCAATTCCCCGATACTTTTGAAAAACTCATTGTCAAGGTCAGAATTAGAGTCCAGTACCAACTGTTCAAGGTTTTTTAAATCACGAAAATCTGCAcaatagaaagagaaattatataaacttaatttaatagtGAAACTAATTGAgtttagagtaaaataaaaagtatttccACCTCCAGCAGTAATTGTTCCGGTAATCTCATTACTTTTCATAGAAAACACTCTAATAGATGACAAAGATTGTAGTGATTCCCTCAGTCTGCTTCCATTTATCCTATTGTTATCTAAATGAAGGACTTCCAATTTTCTCAGACCTTTTGAGCCTGAAAcgtgtaaataatatttaatttgccAACGCataacaaaacaaacacaacaactATATTCTGAAGAAACCAATTAATACTGTTTTATATCAGTTGCTTTAAATACCTTGATGGACAACAAAGctgttaattttgttataacttAGATCAAGAATCTCCAAACTGGTTAATGGCAATAATCCTGTTAGAGAGAAACAGATAATGGAATGTTGTAGTCATTCATAGAATAATAATACTACTCTTTCTTCACCCATACAATAGAGGtgatacattaaaaaaattatttctttcaaaGTTGAAGTCCAACCACCATAAAAAATCTGAGCCAACGTGATGAAACAGTAGAATACATCAAGTTAACTATACTCACCACTTGTATCGAGCGATCCTCTTAATTGATTGCTGCTTAAATCAAGGGATATGAGACGTGGAAGCCCACTTAGAGATGAAAGAAATTCATTGGAGAAACTGTTTCCCGCTATGTTAAGAATCTCCAGAGACCTTAGTTTTGATATATCTAGCAAGTATAATATCAACCAAAAAACTCACATATCAACAATCTCTAGGGATCACCCTCACATatctttttaaacaaaaaacaatattgAAGATTTGAAATATAGGAAGGGTGTGACATACTAAGAATTGATCTTGGAGTCAATTCACTGTAACCTAAATTTAAAGACTTGAGAGACGAAAGTTGACTAAGAGCAGATGCAATATCACTGTCATTGAAGTTGTTGCCAGACATGTCAAGGACCTCAAGATTCTTCAACATAGAGCATAAACCTGCAAGGTAAAGTGTCTTACGTTACATAGGCATATTTTATCCGTATCCTTAGCCTTACAAATGAAATGGGAAAGTTATTCCACCTTGAATATTCATATCTGAGTCCAATTCATTGTGAGACAAATAGAGTTCCTTCAGAGATGTGAATCCCCCGAGAGATGGCAACATTTCATTAGTCAAAGAGTTCTCACTTACGTCAAGGATTTCTAATCTAAGCAACTTTGATGAAAGAGTTTCAAAAACTAAAGGCATACAAATGTGTCAGTCATCATAGTAATTATAGATATGCTTATCACATCTTCATAAGAATACATATCCTTACCGTTGAATGTTTCATTGAACCCGTTGTATGTTGGATCGAACCCGTTGGATGATAGATATAGAGCCTTAAGAGATGGAAGGCCATTCAAACAAACTAGAATGTCGGTGACACTCATACCATTCTCAGTCAAGTCAAGGACTTCCAGATTTTTCAACCCTATTCAAATTAAATGGAAATAACTATTTCATGTTTCACTTtcagtaaataaataatgatcAAGATTAGAGTGTGTAAGAGAATAACCTTCACTGTCCGCACAATCTAATATCCCATAAATACCCCCTAAGTTGAGACTCTTCAATTCTTTGAAGACAACAAGATCGGCGTAACTTAAATACCAACCTCCCTCTGAAGGAATGGCATTCCACAGGCTTTGAAGATCAAGTTTAGTCACTCTCCCTGTGGAGGAGTTGCACTCCACTCCTTCCCATTCACAACAATCTGTTCCTTCCCACCGCAAGGACAAAAGGAAGCCAAAACGGTAATTTAGACCCCAAAGACCTTCTCGCtcttccttccaacacccttcacaCCATATCACTTCCATcataacaaaaatcaataaagtCAAGCCAACATTCTTCATTTTCGTCTTCATATTTCTTAACAAGAGATTTGGCCGTTTAAATAAGAATGAACCAATTAAAATCAACTAGTTTATGGCCGAGTCAATGTTGGTGGCGACCGCGGTTTCCTACTGTGCTTGTTCTCTTCATCAACACTTTCAAAcagtatatattaatatatctatatatatatcctttatTTGATGAATTGGAAATTCAAAAAGGAACGAACACGAGATTATCTAGAAATCACACTAGTTGCTGTGATACTTCCACGGTTttgtatatacataaataaattctaTTATTCAGCTCTTTTTTGTTgacaaagtattattttaatataactaaatCAACTTGAAAAGGTCCATAAAGGTAGGTAAGTGTGAAGGATGAGTGGAGCTGAACCCAAATGCCGTGACTAATGCCAGTACTAGCAAGTAATTCGTCAAACAAGTTGTCTTCTGCCATGATTGCATTGGCCTAATCATTTTTGGATCTAATGTGGTAGTGGGAATTAATTAATACCTTTTGAGACCACTTTTGTATACGCGTATGGGACACTGCTATGTCATACCCAAAATGGAAGTTTTATATTTCTTCATCTATTTCTAAAGATAAACATTTGAATTAGACCAACGATGTGTTcgaaaacaagagaaaagaaaaataaaagaaggaattgatgaagaaatataataaagaaaaaaaaaatctccctCTCAATTTTCCTCTAAATAACAtggaaaatataaatacaaaggAAGAAGGAATTTCGTAAAGACTCCAAGGCTTTCTTTCATAGAGAAATGGTATACTAGTAGGTTAAGATTGTTTAATCTTTTTCAGTCACATGTATTCGCTTAgaatattaagatttttt encodes the following:
- the LOC106755341 gene encoding LRR receptor-like serine/threonine-protein kinase GSO1 isoform X1 (The sequence of the model RefSeq protein was modified relative to this genomic sequence to represent the inferred CDS: added 252 bases not found in genome assembly), whose product is MLSSYLRDGEEVVDAMYWRNMKSVRVCFLIFFLLETMCSEGCWKEEKQALLGLRLDDRSSRNFYRVSSIYWNVDTDCCEWYGVYCNSSTGRVTKLDLQSLWNAIPSEGGWYLSYADLVVFKELKSLNLGGIYGILDCADSEGLKNLEVLDLTENGMSVTDILVCLNGLPSLKALYLSSNGFDPTYNGFNETFNVFETLSSKLLRLEILDVSENSLTNEMLPSLGGFTSLKELYLSHNELDSDMNIQGLCSMLKNLEVLDMSGNNFNDSDIASALSQLSSLKSLNLGYSELTPRSILNISKLRSLEILNIAGNSFSNEFLSSLSGLPRLISLDLSSNQLRGSLDTSGLLPLTSLEILDLSYNKINSFVVHQVSGSKGLRKLEVLHLDNNRINGSRLRESLQSLSSIRVFSMKSNEITGTITAGDFRDLKNLEQLVLDSNSDLDNEFFKSIGELTSLKNLSASSCQINGTLPPADWFKLKKLEELDLSQNLFVGSLPSSFLNMTSLRKLELSENQFSGQLDSNIASLTSLEYFGFTRNQFEVPLSFTPFSNLSNLKFIYGEGNKVILDLQPSMQTWIPKFQLQVLNLPSTTENDSLPLPRFLLHQRNLTRLDLSSCRLEGLFPNWLFENNTKLTELLVRNCSFTGLLRLPSHPLTNMRRIDVSDNNITGQIPNNNISSILPNLQFLNLSRNLIQGSIPIEFGQMSLMDTLDLSDNIFSGEIPKNISGVGSLLKYLKLSHNELDGPVFSSLKYLEELYLDDNSLYGSIPSNFFNSSLQHLDLSYNNLVGKLSNAVGNLSNLKTLSLSNNNLEGSIPTKLVELEYLSYLDLSNNNLTGYVPSFVNGSVNYIHLRNNRLNGLSKRMFSETSSLVMLDLGYNEITGSIQHMIQDLASTSLNILILKGNRFTGHLPEQLCQLQDLSILDLSYNNFFGPIPNCLGKLPFENKDPDSYKGVVQMKNSTYFELIPNIREKANFTTKKRSYTYTASILAYMSGIDLSKNKLNGSIPYELGNLTRLRALNLSHNDLIGQIPITFSNLVQVESLDLSFNMLSGQIPHQLNQLNSLAVFSVAHNNLSGDTPEQKGQFITFDESSYEGNSLLCGPPLLKSCHPYAQSPTISPNDEDHDSPIDMLAFGVSFVVAYTSVLLVIVATLYINPYWRQAWFSYLEFILLTCYYFIQDSWRRFSNSRNII
- the LOC106755341 gene encoding LRR receptor-like serine/threonine-protein kinase GSO1 isoform X2 (The sequence of the model RefSeq protein was modified relative to this genomic sequence to represent the inferred CDS: added 252 bases not found in genome assembly), with translation MLSSYLRDGEEVVDAMYWRNMKSVRVCFLIFFLLETMCSEGCWKEEKQALLGLRLDDRSSRNFYRVSSIYWNVDTDCCEWYGVYCNSSTGRVTKLDLQSLWNAIPSEGGWYLSYADLVVFKELKSLNLGGIYGILDCADSEGLKNLEVLDLTENGMSVTDILVCLNGLPSLKALYLSSNGFDPTYNGFNETFNVFETLSSKLLRLEILDVSENSLTNEMLPSLGGFTSLKELYLSHNELDSDMNIQGLCSMLKNLEVLDMSGNNFNDSDIASALSQLSSLKSLNLGYSELTPRSILNISKLRSLEILNIAGNSFSNEFLSSLSGLPRLISLDLSSNQLRGSLDTSGLLPLTSLEILDLSYNKINSFVVHQGSKGLRKLEVLHLDNNRINGSRLRESLQSLSSIRVFSMKSNEITGTITAGDFRDLKNLEQLVLDSNSDLDNEFFKSIGELTSLKNLSASSCQINGTLPPADWFKLKKLEELDLSQNLFVGSLPSSFLNMTSLRKLELSENQFSGQLDSNIASLTSLEYFGFTRNQFEVPLSFTPFSNLSNLKFIYGEGNKVILDLQPSMQTWIPKFQLQVLNLPSTTENDSLPLPRFLLHQRNLTRLDLSSCRLEGLFPNWLFENNTKLTELLVRNCSFTGLLRLPSHPLTNMRRIDVSDNNITGQIPNNNISSILPNLQFLNLSRNLIQGSIPIEFGQMSLMDTLDLSDNIFSGEIPKNISGVGSLLKYLKLSHNELDGPVFSSLKYLEELYLDDNSLYGSIPSNFFNSSLQHLDLSYNNLVGKLSNAVGNLSNLKTLSLSNNNLEGSIPTKLVELEYLSYLDLSNNNLTGYVPSFVNGSVNYIHLRNNRLNGLSKRMFSETSSLVMLDLGYNEITGSIQHMIQDLASTSLNILILKGNRFTGHLPEQLCQLQDLSILDLSYNNFFGPIPNCLGKLPFENKDPDSYKGVVQMKNSTYFELIPNIREKANFTTKKRSYTYTASILAYMSGIDLSKNKLNGSIPYELGNLTRLRALNLSHNDLIGQIPITFSNLVQVESLDLSFNMLSGQIPHQLNQLNSLAVFSVAHNNLSGDTPEQKGQFITFDESSYEGNSLLCGPPLLKSCHPYAQSPTISPNDEDHDSPIDMLAFGVSFVVAYTSVLLVIVATLYINPYWRQAWFSYLEFILLTCYYFIQDSWRRFSNSRNII